A DNA window from Luteolibacter luteus contains the following coding sequences:
- a CDS encoding cytochrome c, with protein MKRFFPLILLAPLLTLAVEKKIELPVEPMKFKEGKGSELANAYCYTCHSVEYIATQPPMPRKFWEAAVLKMRDKFGAPIPEESVQPLIDYLTENYGKK; from the coding sequence ATGAAACGATTTTTCCCGCTGATCCTGCTGGCCCCGCTTCTCACGCTGGCGGTGGAGAAGAAGATCGAGCTGCCCGTGGAGCCAATGAAATTCAAGGAGGGCAAGGGTTCCGAGCTGGCGAACGCCTACTGCTACACCTGCCACTCCGTGGAATACATCGCCACCCAGCCGCCCATGCCCCGGAAATTCTGGGAAGCAGCGGTGTTGAAGATGAGGGACAAATTCGGAGCACCGATCCCGGAGGAATCCGTCCAGCCACTCATCGACTACCTGACGGAGAACTACGGCAAAAAGTGA
- a CDS encoding molybdopterin-dependent oxidoreductase, producing MTSIPATATTRRDFLRLLASGTAAIAAGELLAAEDQITLPFENGVRSLASYPGKRPLILLTSRPPQLETPFSIFNEGVLTPNDAFFVRYHLSNIPLSIDTETFRLSIKGSVGTPLSLSLDDLKNNFEQVETVAVAQCSGNSRGFIQPRVGGGQLGNGAMGNARWKGVRLKDVLEKAGVKPGAKQVSFDGLDTAVMPGTPDFVKALDLGKALDGEILIAHSMNGEDLPMLNGFPIRLVVPGYYATYWVKHLSEITVLDQPFEGFWVKTAYRIPDTAGACVPPGTAPANTIPINRLNVRSFITSHPDGAVVKAGEQVSIRGIAFDGGEGIKEVQFSGDGGKTWIATTLGEDLGRFSFREWTLIHQARAKGRAEWKVRAFNRVGESQPAEALWNPAGYMRNVVETVNVEIA from the coding sequence ATGACCTCGATTCCCGCTACCGCGACCACGCGGCGCGATTTCTTGAGACTCCTCGCATCCGGCACCGCAGCGATCGCTGCCGGTGAACTGCTGGCTGCGGAGGACCAGATCACCCTGCCGTTTGAAAATGGCGTCCGCTCGCTCGCCAGCTATCCGGGCAAGCGTCCACTGATCCTGCTCACCTCCCGCCCTCCGCAGTTGGAGACGCCCTTTTCCATCTTCAATGAAGGCGTGCTGACTCCGAACGACGCCTTCTTCGTCCGCTACCACCTTTCGAATATCCCGCTTTCCATCGATACCGAAACCTTCCGGCTTTCGATCAAGGGCTCGGTGGGCACGCCGCTTTCACTGTCGCTCGACGATTTGAAGAACAACTTCGAGCAGGTGGAAACGGTCGCCGTGGCCCAGTGTTCCGGAAACAGCCGTGGCTTCATCCAGCCGCGGGTGGGTGGCGGCCAGCTCGGCAACGGCGCGATGGGCAATGCCCGCTGGAAGGGCGTGCGCCTGAAGGACGTGCTGGAAAAGGCGGGCGTGAAGCCGGGGGCGAAGCAGGTTTCCTTCGACGGGCTGGACACGGCGGTGATGCCCGGGACCCCGGATTTCGTGAAGGCCCTCGATCTGGGGAAGGCGCTGGACGGGGAAATCCTCATCGCCCACTCGATGAACGGCGAAGACCTGCCGATGCTGAATGGCTTTCCAATCCGTCTGGTGGTGCCGGGCTACTACGCCACCTACTGGGTGAAGCATCTGAGCGAGATCACCGTGCTGGACCAGCCCTTCGAGGGCTTCTGGGTGAAGACCGCCTACCGGATCCCGGATACGGCAGGGGCCTGCGTTCCGCCGGGGACCGCGCCAGCCAACACGATTCCGATCAACCGGCTGAATGTCCGCTCCTTCATCACGAGCCACCCCGATGGCGCGGTGGTGAAAGCCGGAGAGCAGGTCAGCATCCGGGGCATCGCCTTCGATGGCGGAGAGGGTATCAAGGAGGTGCAATTCTCCGGCGACGGCGGGAAAACCTGGATCGCCACGACTTTGGGAGAGGATCTGGGGCGCTTCTCTTTCCGCGAGTGGACCCTGATCCATCAAGCACGTGCCAAGGGCCGGGCCGAATGGAAAGTCCGCGCCTTCAACCGCGTGGGCGAGAGCCAGCCTGCCGAGGCCCTCTGGAACCCCGCCGGCTACATGCGGAATGTAGTGGAAACCGTGAACGTCGAGATCGCCTGA
- a CDS encoding LysE family translocator, producing MNLALELAAFAGVMALGQFSPGPDMVLLTRTALSQGAKAGAIMACGISSGLAIHMTFAAGGLALALERLPALNKAITWAAAAYLLWLAYGIAKAHLAPKVAGTAGEVPEAKGGNPYLRGFICNLLNPKVMVILAAVCAPFLKGEHPGWWPFALWALVVVQGGVLWSIWAWLLQWPPLRLRYERSAKWIDIAFSLTLAALALKLILMV from the coding sequence GTGAACCTTGCTCTCGAACTGGCGGCCTTTGCCGGGGTGATGGCCTTGGGGCAATTCAGTCCGGGGCCGGACATGGTCCTCCTGACCCGCACAGCCTTGTCCCAAGGGGCGAAAGCGGGGGCGATCATGGCCTGCGGGATTTCCAGTGGGCTGGCGATTCACATGACCTTTGCTGCCGGAGGACTGGCGCTGGCTCTCGAAAGGCTGCCGGCGCTGAACAAGGCGATCACTTGGGCCGCTGCGGCCTACCTCCTGTGGCTTGCCTATGGGATTGCGAAGGCTCACTTGGCACCAAAGGTCGCCGGAACTGCGGGAGAGGTCCCGGAAGCGAAGGGTGGAAATCCCTATCTCCGCGGCTTCATCTGCAATCTGCTCAACCCGAAGGTGATGGTGATCCTCGCGGCGGTCTGCGCCCCATTCCTGAAAGGCGAGCATCCCGGCTGGTGGCCCTTTGCGTTGTGGGCCTTGGTCGTGGTGCAGGGTGGTGTGCTTTGGTCCATCTGGGCATGGCTGCTCCAGTGGCCGCCGCTGCGGCTCCGCTACGAGCGCTCCGCGAAGTGGATCGATATCGCGTTTTCGCTGACCTTGGCCGCCTTGGCGCTGAAGCTGATCCTGATGGTGTGA
- a CDS encoding L,D-transpeptidase, producing the protein MKFLKPLCLAAAALAAGALSSCSTTGSSSGGGLAAYQSYDRPAKKPSNPSAVKVKVSLSKQRVYVMENGSPLLVMPVSVGAPGSVTPAGNFTIFNKEHFHRANTHGYAYSGNSVRKTMLSSKPGGWLFKGTPMPYWCEFKPNYGFHTGWVKHTPCTHGCIRMHENLAPKFYNLVKVGTQVNIAQSQPEDSTLGNIPLPPDAGPLPDYDPMSMYVGNGYFTRHKAPSYE; encoded by the coding sequence ATGAAATTCCTCAAACCGCTCTGCCTCGCCGCCGCCGCGCTCGCCGCGGGAGCCCTCTCTTCCTGTTCCACCACCGGCAGTTCTTCGGGAGGTGGTCTCGCCGCCTATCAATCCTATGACCGTCCCGCGAAGAAGCCGTCGAATCCTTCCGCGGTGAAGGTGAAGGTCTCGCTCTCCAAGCAGCGCGTGTACGTGATGGAAAACGGCAGCCCGCTGCTGGTGATGCCTGTCTCCGTGGGGGCCCCCGGTTCGGTCACTCCGGCAGGCAATTTCACGATCTTCAACAAGGAGCACTTCCACCGCGCCAATACCCACGGCTATGCCTACTCCGGCAACAGCGTGCGGAAGACCATGCTTTCCAGCAAGCCGGGCGGCTGGCTCTTCAAGGGCACGCCGATGCCCTACTGGTGCGAGTTCAAGCCGAACTACGGCTTCCACACCGGCTGGGTGAAGCACACTCCCTGCACCCACGGCTGCATCCGCATGCACGAAAACCTGGCTCCGAAATTCTATAACCTCGTGAAGGTCGGCACCCAGGTGAACATCGCCCAGAGCCAGCCGGAAGACTCCACGCTCGGCAATATCCCGCTGCCTCCGGATGCCGGTCCGCTGCCGGACTACGACCCGATGTCGATGTACGTGGGCAACGGCTACTTCACCCGCCACAAGGCACCGAGCTACGAGTAA
- a CDS encoding 4a-hydroxytetrahydrobiopterin dehydratase, whose translation MSDLLEDEDLTAALKKCPEWELEKKSITRTVEFEEFMEAIDFVNDLAEIADEAQHHPDIRIRYTKVTLTLTTHDAGGVTEADIELAQRIDNLVD comes from the coding sequence ATGTCCGATCTGCTCGAAGACGAAGACCTTACCGCCGCCCTCAAGAAGTGCCCCGAGTGGGAACTCGAGAAGAAGTCGATTACCCGCACCGTCGAGTTCGAGGAATTCATGGAAGCGATCGACTTCGTCAACGATCTCGCCGAGATCGCCGATGAAGCGCAGCATCATCCCGACATCCGCATCCGCTACACGAAGGTGACCCTCACCCTCACCACGCACGATGCCGGTGGTGTGACCGAAGCGGATATCGAGCTTGCCCAGCGCATCGACAACCTCGTCGATTGA
- a CDS encoding VC0807 family protein yields the protein MAEEKPKQEHPLVNIFINVLIPVMVLSYLSKDPAIQEKLGKPVKPWHIGPLWSMIIALLLPFGYGVWHFIKTRKGNFFSALGLISVALSGGLTLYLWNADGSVKPNAGLLFGVKEGLIPLVLAFAVLGSQKSATPLIRLFLYNDSIFDVPKIEKRIAERNEEPRYQQLLKGATLLFAGSFFLSAAMNVVLALWFFRGFDSKAIDALEKYNEIIGKLTWAGFAAIGVPLLGILFLILTRLLKGLREITGYNDDELMMPR from the coding sequence ATGGCCGAAGAGAAGCCCAAACAAGAGCATCCGCTCGTCAATATCTTCATCAACGTGCTGATCCCGGTGATGGTGCTCAGCTATCTGAGCAAGGACCCTGCGATCCAGGAGAAGCTTGGGAAGCCGGTGAAGCCGTGGCACATCGGCCCGCTCTGGTCGATGATCATCGCGCTCCTGCTGCCCTTCGGCTACGGCGTGTGGCACTTCATCAAGACGCGGAAGGGGAACTTCTTCTCCGCACTGGGTCTCATTTCGGTGGCGCTCTCCGGCGGACTGACACTTTACCTCTGGAATGCGGATGGCTCCGTGAAGCCGAATGCCGGGCTGCTCTTCGGCGTGAAGGAAGGACTCATCCCGCTCGTGCTCGCCTTCGCGGTGCTGGGTTCGCAGAAGTCTGCCACCCCGCTGATCCGGCTCTTCCTCTACAACGACTCGATCTTCGATGTGCCGAAGATCGAAAAGCGCATCGCCGAACGGAATGAGGAGCCCCGCTACCAGCAGCTCCTGAAAGGCGCCACGCTGCTCTTCGCCGGATCCTTCTTCCTGAGTGCCGCGATGAATGTGGTGCTCGCCTTGTGGTTCTTCCGTGGCTTCGACTCAAAGGCGATCGATGCGCTGGAGAAATACAACGAGATCATCGGCAAGCTGACCTGGGCGGGCTTTGCCGCGATCGGGGTTCCGCTGTTGGGAATCCTGTTCCTGATCCTCACGCGCTTGCTGAAAGGGCTGCGGGAGATCACCGGCTACAACGATGACGAGTTGATGATGCCTCGCTAA
- a CDS encoding alpha/beta hydrolase: MNLEEIALSSASGEYRRKAWYLPAVSEARMLGIFLDAELYLEPMEAPATLEMLQRSGEIPPIACLFVSRLDGEARHYDYTCSEAYSEFVAIDLLRWLRERSGVSEESGHLLAGVSLSGLQVAYTSLKHPGIFSSVLSHSGSFWWQREWLARQVPGFPRNSSRYWLSVGTKEDATDIHHPPTGLHQELDQISGVRNFADALRARGNEVHYHLYEDGHRAEPWKAELPDALRWLLDK; the protein is encoded by the coding sequence ATGAATCTCGAAGAGATCGCACTCAGCAGCGCCTCCGGCGAATACCGGCGCAAGGCGTGGTATCTTCCCGCGGTCAGCGAAGCCCGGATGCTCGGCATCTTTCTCGATGCCGAGCTCTATCTTGAGCCGATGGAAGCGCCAGCGACCTTGGAGATGCTGCAGCGTAGCGGCGAGATTCCGCCGATCGCCTGTCTCTTCGTTTCCCGCTTGGATGGCGAGGCGCGGCACTATGACTATACCTGCAGCGAAGCCTATTCGGAATTCGTCGCCATCGATCTGCTCCGGTGGCTCAGGGAACGCAGCGGTGTCTCGGAAGAAAGCGGGCATCTGCTCGCCGGGGTCAGTCTCAGCGGGCTACAGGTGGCGTACACCTCGCTGAAGCATCCCGGGATCTTTTCCTCCGTGCTCAGCCACTCCGGTTCCTTCTGGTGGCAAAGGGAATGGCTGGCCCGGCAAGTCCCCGGCTTTCCAAGGAACAGCTCCAGATACTGGCTGAGCGTCGGGACCAAGGAGGATGCCACCGACATCCATCATCCGCCGACCGGGCTGCACCAGGAGCTGGACCAGATCTCCGGGGTGCGGAATTTCGCGGATGCGCTGCGGGCGCGCGGCAATGAAGTCCACTACCATCTCTACGAGGACGGGCACCGGGCCGAACCGTGGAAGGCGGAATTGCCCGATGCCCTCCGCTGGCTGCTCGACAAGTGA